A region from the Macrobrachium nipponense isolate FS-2020 chromosome 47, ASM1510439v2, whole genome shotgun sequence genome encodes:
- the LOC135204535 gene encoding basic proline-rich protein-like yields the protein MQLTIQPPLRVPTHLPTISPLSGFPPASPPPRPRRVPHPPHPPPRPSAGSHASPPHAPLAVPHAPPPRPLGGFPTPSPTPHHRAPAPRRVSPPLLPTTAPLGGFPTHLPTTAPLGGFPTRLHRAPRGPPTRHPTAPLGEFPTRLPTTAPPQRVAPTRLPTTPTAPVGGFPTCLPPHPIPTRPPQAAPRGFPHPRLPHHRPPRRCSPPPRPPSPPPRPSAGSPPASPPPPPPVPHRLPTPPRPSPRLPPPPPAPLGGSPPASPPHRAPRRVPTRLPTPPPPPRRVPHPPPHHPPPSAGSPPASPPTAPPSRVPHWPPHQFPTRPTFPTPHRPLGGFPTPPPHHCAPRWVFPTASPTPPGGGGGGGRPSRVPHPAPSPPQPPSPRRFAPPASPTPAAPPAGSPPPPSPPPRIRRVSPPPPPHQAPLGGFPTRLPTTAPPGVPHLPPHQFPHPPSPPPHRAPRRVPHLPTTCAPRLGPRGLPHPPPHHHRARPPRRVPHPPPHHSPPRRFPTRLPTTAPLGGSPPPAPNSAGSPRPTSFPTASPPHHPRVPHPPPHHAPRRVPPPASPHTRDPSALFPTRASPPQPPSAGSPPPSTYQPSGGFPTRLPTSPHPPPPLPTAPSAGSPPALPTTPCAPSWVPTASPPQPPSASPTTRPSPQPPSGRSPRPSPHPTGSRLPPPRPRRVPTASPPRPPLPRVGGSTRLPTTAPLGRVPHQPPSPHQPPRGSPPASPPPPLGGSPPASPPSRPSAGPHPPPPPAPLAGFPTRLPTTAPLVGGSPTRLPTTAAPRRSPPPASPPPFPSPPAYAPRRGCPPRPSAGSPPASPPPTPAGWRSPPASPPAPHQPAPTTPLAGSPTRLPTSLPTAASPPPRPSAGSPPVLHPHPPPHHRAPRRVPHPPLHHRAPRRVPHPPPHHRAPRRVPHPPPHHRAPRGFPTRLPTTAPLGGFPTRLPTTAPLGGFHPPASPPTTPLGGFPTHPPPHHRPPRRVPHPPPHHRPPSAGSPPHHHHRPPRRVPHPPPHHRPPRRVPHPPPHHRAPRRVSPPASPPPRPSAGPHPPPHHHAPRRVPTRLPTITPLGGFPTRLPTTAPLGGFPHPHPPRPTHGGPASPHRAPRRVPHPPPHHAAPRRFPHPASPPRAPRRVPHPPPHHAPLSAFPTRLPTTAPLGGFPTRLPTTAPLGLQRSH from the coding sequence ATGCAACTTACCATCCAGCCCCCTCTGCGGGTACCAACTCACCTCCCCACCATCTCGCCCCTCAGCGggttcccacccgcctccccaccACCGCGCCCTCGGCGGGTTCCCCACCCACCTCACCCACCACCGCGCCCCTCGGCGGGTTCCCACGCCTCCCCACCCCACGCGCCCCTCGCCGTCCCCCACGCGCCTCCACCGCGCCCCCTCGGCGGATTCCCCACGCCTTCCCCAACTCCCCACCACCGCGCCCCCGCCCCTCGGCGGGTttccccacccctcctccccacCACCGCACCCCTCGGCGGGttccccacccacctccccaccaCCGCGCCCCTCGGCGGGTTCCCCACCCGCCTCCACCGCGCCCCTCGCGGCCCTCCCACCCGCCACCCCACCGCGCCCCTCGGCGAGTTccccacccgcctccccaccACCGCGCCCCCTCAGCGGGTTGCccccacccgcctccccaccacccccaccgcCCCGGTCGGCGGGTTCCCCACctgcctccccccccaccccattcccACCCGCCCTCCCCAGGCGGCCCCTCGCGggttcccccacccccgcctccccCACCACCGCCCCCCTCGGCGGTgttccccacccccccgccccccctccccaccaccgcGCCCCTCGGCGGGTTccccacccgcctccccaccACCGCCCCCTCCGGTTCCCCACCGCCTCCCCACCCCACCGCGCCCCTCCCCCCGcctcccaccacccccccccgcGCCCCTCGGCGGTTccccacccgcctccccaccCCACCGCGCCCCTCGGCGGGTACCCACCCgcctccccaccccaccaccgccccCTCGGCGTGTTccccacccgcctccccaccATCCGCCCCCCTCGGCGGGTTccccacccgcctccccaccCACAGCCCCCCCCTCGCGGGTTCCCCACTGGCCTCCCCACCAGTTCCCCACCCGCCCCACCTTTCCCACACCCCACCGGCCCCTCGGCGGGTTCCCCACCCCGCCTCCCCACCACTGCGCCCCTCGGTGGGTTTTCCCCAccgcctcccccaccccaccggggggggggggggggggggggcgcccctCGCGTGttccccaccccgccccctccccaccacAGCCCCCCTCCCCTCGGCGGTTTGCCCCACCCGCCTCCCCCACCCCGGCGGCCCCTCCCGCCGGGTCcccaccgcccccctccccaccaccgcGCATTCGGCGTGTTTCCCCACCGCCTCCCCCCCACCAGGCCCCCCTCGGCGGGTTccccacccgcctccccaccACAGCCCCCCCCGGCGTTCCCCACCTGCCTCCCCACCAGTTCCCCCACCCGCCTTCCCCACCGCCCCACCGCGCCCCTCGGCGGGTTCCCCACCTCCCCACCACCTGCGCCCCTCGGTTGGGTCCCCGGGGGTTAccccacccgcctccccaccACCACCGGGCCCGCCCCCCTCGGCGTGTTccccacccgcctccccaccACAGCCCCCCTCGGCGGTTCCCCACCCGCCTCCCAACCACAGCCCCCCTCGGCGGGTCCCCACCACCGGCGCCCAACTCGGCGGGTTCCCCCCGCCCCACCAGTTTCCCCACCgcctccccaccccaccacccGCGCGTTccccacccgcctccccaccACGCCCCTCGGCGGGTTCCCCCACCCGCCTCCCCCCACACACGCGACCCCTCGGCGTTGTTCCCCACGCGGGCCTCCCCACCACAGCCCCCCTCGGCGGGTTCCCCACCGCCTTCCACCTACCAGCCCTCGGGCGGGTTccccacccgcctccccaccagtccccacccgcccccccccctccccaccgcgCCCTCGGCGGGTTCCCCACCCGCCCTCCCCACCACCCCCTGCGCCCCCTCGTGGGTCCCCACCGCCTCCCCACCACAGCCCCCCTCGGCGTCCCCCACCACCCGCCCCTCCCCACAGCCCCCCTCCGGGCGGTCCCCAcgcccctctccccaccccactGGTTCCCGCCTCCCACCACCGCGCCCTCGGCGGGTTCCCACCGCCTCCCCACCACGCCCGCCCCTCCCGCGGGTCGGCGGGTCCACCCGCCTCCCCACCACCGCGCCCCTCGGGCGGGTTCCCCACCAGCCCCCCTCCCCACACCAGCCCCCTCGCGGTTccccacccgcctccccaccACCGCCCCTCGGCGGGTccccacccgcctccccaccGTCACGCCCCTCGGCGGGTCCCCACCCGCCTCCCCCACCAGCGCCCCTCGCGGGTTTccccacccgcctccccaccACCGCGCCCCTCGTCGGGGGTTCCCCAACCCGCCTCCCCACCACCGCCGCCCCTCGGCGTTCCCccccacccgcctccccaccACCGTTTCCTTCCCCACCCGCCTACGCCCCTCGGCGGGGGTGTCCACCGCGCCCCTCGGCGGGTTCCCCACCTGCCTCCCCACCACCGACCCCGGCGGGTTGGCGGTccccacccgcctccccacccgccccccaccaACCCGCCCCTACCACGCCCCTCGCGGGTTCccccacccgcctccccaccAGCCTCCCCACCGCCGCCTCCCCACCACCGCGCCCCTCGGCGGGTTCCCCACCCGTCCTCCATccccacccgcctccccaccACCGCGCCCCTCGGCGGGTTCCCCACCCGCCTCTCCACCACCGAGCCCCTCGGCGGGttccccacccacctccccaccaCCGCGCCCCTCGGCGGGTTccccacccgcctccccaccACCGCGCCCCTCGCGGGTTccccacccgcctccccaccACCGCGCCCCTCGGCGGGTTccccacccgcctccccaccACCGCGCCCCTCGGCGGGTTCCACCCACCCGCCTCCCCACCCACCACGCCCCTCGGCGGGTTCCCCACCCACCCGCCTCCCCACCACCGCCCCCCTCGGCGGGTTccccacccgcctccccaccACCGCCCCCCCTCGGCGGGttccccaccccaccaccaccaccgcccccCTCGGCGGGTTccccacccgcctccccaccACCGCCCCCCTCGGCGGGTTccccacccgcctccccaccACCGCGCCCCTCGGCGGGTTTccccacccgcctccccaccACCGCGCCCCTCGGCGGGTccccacccgcctccccaccATCACGCCCCTCGGCGGGTccccacccgcctccccaccATCACGCCCCTCGGCGGGTTccccacccgcctccccaccACCGCGCCCCTCGGCGGGTTTCCCCATCCCCACCCACCTCGCCCCACCCACGGCGGGCCCGCCTCCCCACACCGCGCCCCTCGGCGGGTTccccacccgcctccccaccACGCCGCCCCTCGGCGGTTTCCCCACCCCGCCTCCCCACCACGCGCCCCTCGGCGGGttccccacccacctccccaccaCGCGCCCCTCTCGGCGTTccccacccgcctccccaccACCGCCCCCCTCGGCGGGTTccccacccgcctccccaccACCGCGCCCCtcggtctgcagcgctcccactaa